The following are from one region of the Rhodanobacter sp. LX-99 genome:
- a CDS encoding alpha/beta hydrolase-fold protein, which yields MARRWFVRGFLCGVLLTGGVPAALASNETGVVQLRLDAPAFAPEKIAVTVYLPPDYDRAAMRRYPVLYANDGQDMEAVGLQPALAQLYRDKAIGPVIVVAIGMLADRASGYGLSDRAAARSLVGGSPIGPIGTRAQDYSAWVATALVPYVDAHYRTRQSARGRTMLGWSLGALNAFNLGWQYPEVFGQVGAFSPSFWLAADRGSATAVQHTRLAQAMVDHGRKRAGLRMWFAVGTAEETKDRDGDGINDTVDDTQDLLQGYRGADGFRLRGLKQLGYTVNMDAAKHPSRHADATLFLLPGGVHNQASWKRMLPVFLRWAYGLH from the coding sequence ATGGCGCGGCGCTGGTTCGTGCGGGGCTTCCTGTGCGGCGTGCTGCTGACTGGCGGCGTGCCGGCGGCGCTGGCGTCGAACGAAACCGGCGTGGTGCAACTGCGGCTCGATGCACCGGCGTTCGCGCCGGAGAAGATCGCGGTCACGGTATATCTGCCGCCGGATTACGACCGCGCCGCGATGCGCCGTTATCCGGTGCTGTACGCGAACGACGGCCAGGACATGGAGGCTGTCGGCCTGCAGCCGGCCCTGGCGCAGCTGTATCGGGACAAGGCGATCGGGCCGGTGATCGTGGTGGCGATCGGGATGCTCGCCGATCGCGCCAGCGGCTACGGCCTGTCCGACCGCGCCGCGGCGCGCAGCCTGGTCGGCGGTTCGCCGATCGGCCCGATCGGCACGCGCGCGCAGGACTATTCCGCCTGGGTCGCCACGGCGCTGGTGCCGTATGTGGACGCGCACTACCGCACGCGCCAGTCCGCGCGCGGGCGCACGATGCTGGGCTGGTCGCTGGGCGCGTTGAACGCGTTCAACCTCGGCTGGCAGTACCCGGAAGTGTTCGGCCAGGTCGGCGCCTTTTCGCCCTCGTTCTGGCTGGCCGCGGATCGCGGCAGCGCCACGGCGGTGCAGCACACGCGGCTGGCGCAGGCGATGGTCGATCACGGCCGCAAGCGCGCAGGCTTGCGCATGTGGTTCGCGGTGGGCACGGCGGAGGAAACCAAGGATCGCGACGGCGACGGCATCAACGATACCGTCGACGACACGCAGGACCTGCTGCAAGGCTATCGCGGCGCCGACGGCTTTCGCCTGCGCGGGCTGAAGCAACTGGGCTATACGGTCAACATGGATGCCGCGAAGCATCCGTCGCGTCACGCCGACGCCACGCTGTTCCTGCTGCCCGGCGGCGTGCACAACCAGGCGTCGTGGAAGCGGATGCTGCCGGTGTTCCTGCGCTGGGCCTACGGCCTGCACTGA
- a CDS encoding alpha-glucosidase family protein yields MSDAPWWRGAVTYQIYPRSFLDTDGDGVGDLPGIIERLDYVASLGVDAIWIAPFFRSPMADFGYDIADYRDVDPLFGTLADFDALLAKAHRLGLKVMIDQVLSHTSIEHAWFRESRESRDNPKADWYVWADAREDGSAPNNWLSLFGGPAWKWEPRRGQYYLHNFLASQPDLNFHHPDVRAAILDSVRFWLDKGVDGFRLDAINFCFHDRELRDNPPKPKEKRVGRGFSPDNPYAFQYHYYNNTQPENLAFLGELRALMDRYPDVATLGEISSEDSLATMAEYTRPGRLHMGYSFELLTDDFSAAHIRGTVQALEAQMTDGWPCWAISNHDVERVLTRWGRDQPSPQLANLLAAMVCSLRGSVCVYQGEELGLTEAQLPYESLQDPYGIAFWPQFKGRDGCRTPMPWNDADAHAGFSRGRPWLPVPQEHRALAVSRQDADPHSVLNGFRAFMRWRKSQPALRWGDIAFVDTAEPVLAFTRRLDGQTVLVVFNLAGAPIDIRLPAALGQPRLLDGHGLLQGHFDGGQLRLPGYGAWFASVE; encoded by the coding sequence ATGAGTGATGCACCCTGGTGGCGCGGAGCCGTCACCTACCAGATCTACCCGCGCAGCTTCCTGGATACCGATGGCGATGGCGTGGGCGATCTGCCGGGCATCATCGAGCGGCTCGACTACGTGGCCAGCCTCGGCGTGGACGCGATCTGGATCGCACCGTTCTTCCGCTCGCCGATGGCGGACTTCGGCTACGACATCGCCGACTATCGCGACGTCGATCCGCTGTTCGGCACGCTGGCCGACTTCGACGCGCTGCTGGCGAAGGCGCACCGCCTCGGCTTGAAGGTGATGATCGACCAGGTGCTCAGCCACACCTCGATCGAGCATGCCTGGTTCAGGGAAAGCCGTGAGAGCCGTGACAACCCGAAGGCCGACTGGTACGTGTGGGCCGACGCGCGCGAGGACGGCAGTGCGCCGAACAACTGGCTGTCGCTGTTCGGCGGCCCGGCCTGGAAGTGGGAGCCGCGGCGCGGCCAGTATTACCTGCACAACTTCCTCGCCTCGCAGCCCGACCTGAATTTCCATCATCCCGACGTGCGCGCGGCCATTCTCGACAGCGTGCGCTTCTGGCTGGACAAGGGCGTGGACGGCTTCCGCCTGGACGCGATCAACTTCTGCTTCCACGACCGCGAGCTGCGCGACAACCCGCCCAAGCCGAAGGAGAAGCGCGTGGGCCGCGGCTTCAGCCCGGACAATCCGTACGCGTTCCAGTACCACTACTACAACAACACGCAGCCGGAGAACCTGGCCTTCCTCGGCGAGTTGCGCGCGCTGATGGACCGTTACCCGGATGTGGCCACGCTGGGCGAGATCTCCTCGGAGGATTCGCTGGCGACGATGGCCGAGTACACCCGCCCCGGCCGGCTGCACATGGGTTACAGCTTCGAGCTGCTCACCGACGACTTCAGCGCCGCGCACATCCGCGGCACGGTGCAGGCGCTGGAAGCGCAGATGACCGACGGCTGGCCGTGCTGGGCGATCTCCAACCACGACGTCGAGCGCGTGCTGACGCGCTGGGGCAGGGATCAGCCCTCGCCGCAGCTGGCCAACCTGCTTGCCGCGATGGTCTGTTCGCTGCGCGGTTCGGTGTGCGTCTACCAGGGCGAGGAACTGGGCCTGACCGAGGCCCAGCTGCCGTACGAGTCGCTGCAGGATCCCTACGGCATCGCGTTCTGGCCGCAGTTCAAGGGCCGCGACGGTTGCCGCACGCCGATGCCGTGGAACGATGCCGACGCACATGCCGGCTTCAGCCGCGGCAGGCCGTGGCTGCCGGTGCCGCAGGAACATCGCGCACTGGCTGTGAGCCGGCAGGATGCCGATCCGCATTCGGTGTTGAACGGTTTCCGCGCCTTCATGCGCTGGCGCAAATCGCAGCCCGCGCTGCGCTGGGGCGACATCGCATTCGTCGACACCGCCGAGCCGGTGCTGGCGTTCACCCGCCGCCTGGACGGGCAGACCGTGCTGGTGGTGTTCAACCTGGCCGGTGCGCCCATCGACATCCGCCTGCCCGCGGCGCTCGGCCAGCCGCGTCTGCTGGACGGCCATGGGCTGTTGCAGGGGCATTTCGACGGCGGCCAGTTGCGATTGCCCGGCTACGGCGCCTGGTTCGCCAGCGTGGAATGA
- a CDS encoding TonB-dependent receptor, with the protein MVLKHNVLAMAIASVCLGVCATAYAGTAPSASQQQDTQDQAQPSPTDKNSKDADGKHNKAQKMQAVEVNGFISSIENSTALKRNASSIVEAVSAEQVGKLPGVSIADTLGRLPGLAVQTVSGRPQVLTIHGLGPDFSTALVNGGQQVSTSNNRDVQFDQYPSSWFDNVVVHLTPQADLIGQGLTGTVDMHTIRPLEKSGPEAALNAHYIWNDMSQLASGPGVSDKGYNVNGVWVHQFADHTLGVTLGVDMESNPAQIQHQAPWGYPGDNDGNAVVGGAKNYGISDTMKRRGVLATVQWQPNEWYSGVVDLTYDNFKEVQQAKGMEFPLWWSSAQLQPGGTVQNGMVTSGTYGNVKPVIRNDYNSTSARVYNFNWDNKFTINEDWTADFDANYSRATRRDINLESYSGTGFTPANGATDTVGFVERSNGLLYLTPSLDYTNGVVLTDPQGWGGGNDVVQAGFINAPHTVDYLANLRLSAERSFSSGPFSSMEFGVAHSTRDKTYHIDQSFLTLGGGTISGGGAVTTAPFSGTSCSPLSWMGIADQLCYNPFGLIDNGTLQQVPTFGSSLAMPPNWNVREKTLTPFVQFNLDTYLGGVSLRGNFGAQAQHTSQRSTGERVAPGSAITGNAITLIPVVGSTSYTKVLPSANLIFGFGDNDDLRVSAARTLARPRMDQMNASLGVSGNITRLQSTDPNQAYFSASGGNAKLKPTMADNYNVSYEHYFSGGNGYECNAGDAKNSDLCRSGGGYFALSGYFLKLKDYINPNAAFLYDFSSFLPFGLTPTQQSQLGTPLGIVSGPTNDGHGYVKGGQVTLNLPFNLVTPALDGFGTILTGNRTKSSLVFAGNSTPITVPGLSKWVANATLYYQHSGFEARISDSYRSSFLGEVSGISASRIEQTIQGGSTYDAQVSYSIDSGSLKGLTFIVQGSNLSNKTFITYQNNDPRQVLTWERYGRRYDIGVSYKFQ; encoded by the coding sequence ATGGTTCTGAAACACAACGTGCTGGCGATGGCGATTGCATCGGTGTGCCTTGGCGTCTGCGCCACGGCTTACGCCGGGACCGCACCTTCGGCCAGCCAGCAGCAGGACACGCAAGATCAGGCCCAGCCGTCGCCGACCGACAAGAACAGCAAGGACGCCGACGGCAAGCACAACAAGGCGCAGAAGATGCAGGCCGTCGAGGTGAACGGCTTCATCAGCAGCATCGAGAACTCCACCGCGCTCAAGCGCAACGCCAGCAGCATCGTCGAGGCGGTATCGGCCGAACAGGTCGGCAAGCTGCCCGGCGTGAGCATCGCCGATACCCTCGGCCGCCTGCCCGGCCTCGCCGTGCAGACCGTCAGCGGTCGTCCGCAGGTGCTGACCATCCACGGCCTCGGCCCGGATTTCTCCACCGCGCTGGTCAACGGCGGCCAGCAGGTTTCCACGTCCAACAACCGCGACGTGCAGTTCGACCAGTATCCGTCGAGCTGGTTCGACAACGTGGTGGTGCACCTGACCCCGCAGGCCGACCTGATCGGCCAGGGCCTCACCGGCACCGTCGACATGCACACCATCCGTCCGCTGGAAAAGAGCGGCCCCGAGGCGGCGCTGAATGCCCACTACATCTGGAACGACATGTCCCAGCTGGCGAGTGGCCCCGGCGTCAGCGACAAGGGCTACAACGTCAACGGCGTGTGGGTGCACCAGTTCGCCGACCACACCCTCGGCGTCACCCTGGGCGTGGACATGGAATCCAACCCCGCGCAGATCCAGCACCAGGCGCCGTGGGGCTATCCGGGCGACAACGACGGCAACGCGGTGGTCGGCGGCGCGAAGAACTACGGCATCTCCGACACGATGAAGCGTCGCGGCGTGCTGGCCACCGTGCAGTGGCAGCCGAACGAGTGGTACAGCGGCGTCGTGGACCTGACCTACGACAACTTCAAGGAAGTGCAGCAGGCCAAGGGCATGGAGTTCCCGCTGTGGTGGAGCTCCGCGCAACTGCAGCCGGGCGGGACCGTGCAGAACGGCATGGTCACCAGCGGCACCTACGGCAACGTCAAGCCGGTGATCCGCAACGACTACAACAGCACCAGCGCCCGGGTCTACAACTTCAACTGGGACAACAAGTTCACCATCAACGAGGACTGGACGGCCGACTTCGACGCGAACTACTCGCGCGCCACCCGCCGCGACATCAACCTCGAGAGCTACTCCGGCACCGGCTTCACTCCGGCCAACGGCGCCACCGACACCGTCGGCTTCGTCGAGCGCAGCAACGGGCTGCTCTACCTCACCCCGTCGCTGGACTACACCAACGGCGTCGTGCTGACCGACCCGCAAGGCTGGGGCGGCGGCAACGACGTGGTGCAGGCGGGCTTCATCAACGCGCCGCACACCGTGGACTACCTGGCCAACCTGCGCCTGAGCGCGGAGCGCAGCTTCTCCAGCGGTCCGTTCTCCAGCATGGAGTTCGGCGTGGCGCACAGCACCCGCGACAAGACCTACCACATCGACCAGAGCTTCCTCACCCTGGGCGGCGGCACCATCAGCGGCGGCGGCGCAGTCACCACCGCGCCGTTCAGCGGCACGTCGTGCTCCCCGCTGTCGTGGATGGGCATCGCCGACCAGCTCTGCTACAACCCGTTCGGCCTGATCGACAACGGCACCCTGCAGCAGGTGCCCACCTTCGGCTCGTCGCTGGCGATGCCGCCGAACTGGAACGTGCGCGAGAAGACGCTGACCCCGTTCGTGCAGTTCAACCTCGACACCTACCTGGGCGGCGTCAGCCTGCGCGGCAACTTCGGTGCGCAGGCACAGCACACCTCGCAGCGTTCGACCGGCGAACGCGTGGCGCCGGGCAGCGCGATCACCGGCAACGCGATCACGCTGATCCCGGTGGTGGGCAGCACCAGCTACACCAAGGTCCTGCCCAGCGCCAACCTGATCTTCGGCTTCGGCGACAACGACGACCTGCGCGTCAGCGCCGCACGTACCCTGGCCCGCCCGCGCATGGACCAGATGAATGCCAGCCTGGGGGTGAGCGGCAACATCACGCGCCTGCAGTCGACCGATCCGAACCAGGCGTACTTCAGCGCCTCGGGCGGCAACGCCAAGCTCAAGCCGACCATGGCCGACAACTACAACGTCAGCTACGAGCACTACTTCTCCGGCGGCAACGGCTACGAGTGCAACGCCGGCGACGCGAAGAACTCGGACCTGTGCCGCAGCGGCGGCGGCTACTTCGCGCTGTCGGGCTACTTCCTCAAGCTGAAGGACTACATCAACCCGAACGCAGCCTTCCTGTACGACTTCAGCTCGTTCCTGCCGTTTGGCCTGACGCCGACGCAGCAGTCCCAGCTGGGCACGCCCCTGGGCATCGTCTCCGGTCCGACCAACGACGGCCACGGCTACGTGAAGGGCGGCCAGGTGACCTTGAACCTGCCGTTCAACCTGGTCACGCCGGCACTCGACGGCTTCGGCACGATCCTCACCGGCAACCGCACCAAGAGTTCGCTGGTGTTCGCCGGCAACAGCACGCCGATCACCGTGCCGGGCCTGTCGAAGTGGGTCGCCAACGCCACGCTGTACTACCAGCACAGCGGCTTCGAGGCCCGCATCAGCGACAGCTACCGTTCGAGCTTCCTGGGCGAGGTGTCGGGCATCAGCGCGTCCCGCATCGAGCAGACCATCCAGGGCGGCAGCACCTACGATGCCCAGGTCAGCTACAGCATCGACAGCGGCAGCCTGAAGGGCCTGACCTTC